CAGATCAATTTGACATTACAGTAGATTGGTCTCCCGATTTAAGCACCTTGTTTACACCGTTTCCCCCTACAGTTTGTTCCGGAAGCACCTTGAGCTTACCTACTACGCCAGCTGGTGGGACTTGGTCCGGAAGTCCCGGAATCACTGGCCCGACTGGCGCCCAAATCATTGATGCCTCGGGTCTGTCGCTAGGACCGCACACCCTTACTTATGCCGAAAACTTAAATTCCTGTCCGGCTCAGGTAACCATAACAGTAGAGAACCCACCCAATTTCAGCTACGTTGAAACGAGCATCTTTTGTCAGTCACAGGGCACCTATACCTTGACGAGTCCGACCGTGACGGGAGGAAGCGGTTCTGGTTCCGAATCCTGGCAGATCACGGGTAACCCCACACCCTACCCGACCATAGCAGGAAACACCATTGATGTGTCGAACATCAGTACTTGGGGGCCCTATACCATCACCTACACCTATCTTGATGACAATGGATGTTCGTACAGTGAAAACGAGTCGTTCACCGTTCAAGCCGACAACCGACCCTCGGCCATTGTGAATCCATTGAGTGTTTGCTCTAGTGATGCACTCGACCTTACCCAATCCGGTTATTTTTCCCCCTTGAATGGTGACATTTATTTGAACGGAGCACTGGTTCCTTCGGGAATTATTCAGGGAAGCGCTCTGACCGGGTCGAATGACGAAATCGACTATGTGATAACCACCAACGGATGCGAGTCGAGCGTTACGGTGCCCATTGACCTTTCGACGCCCTTTGGAACTTCCGGGCCCTATTCCGTCTCAACAACATGTAACGGCGTAGCCGATGCTACGGTTGCCGTCTACTTCGATTCCAACAATCCACCCTCCGGTTTTCCGAGTTACTATTGGAGTACCGGAAGTTTCGCCAGTTCACTGACCAATGTCGGACCCGGGACCTATACCGTTACTCTTTCGGACAATTCCGGTTGTCAAGTGATTCAAAGCTACACGGTAACTGAGCCACAGGCGATTTCAGGCAATTCGTCTATCACACACGTCTCATCCAACGGCGGATCCGATGGTGCTATCGACCTCACGGTTTCGGGCGGATCAGGGGGCTATACCTATTTATGGTCGAACGGACTGCCACCGACACAGAATCAATCGGGCTTATCGGCCGGAACCTACTCAGTGACCATCGTCGACGGAAATGGCTGTTCACAATTCCTATCGAACCTCGTGGTATCACAGCCAGGGCCTTTGACGGCGAGCGGCGCACATACCGACGTCAATTGTAACGGCGACAATTCGGGAGCCATAAATATCTCCGTAGGTGGGGGCTTTACGCCACCCGACGTACCGATGTACCAATTCCAATGGTCGCACGGCGAAACGACGGAGGATGTTGCGAATCTGGCCGCAGGCCAATATTCCGTAACCGTTACTGCCGTTCCCACTTCCACCGAATCTCAAACGCTGAACTTTACGATCACCGAGCCGACAGTGCTTTCGCTTTCCGGAACCCCAAGCGACGTCCTTTGTTTCGGTCAGTCTACCGGAGCCATAACGACCACGGTATCGGGTGGTGCATCGCCCTACACGTACGAATGGAGCAACAACTTCGCGGTGGCTAATATTGGCGGCCTCTCGGCCGGAAGCTATTCTTTGACGGTTACAGACGACAATGGGTGCAAGGCGATTGAAGTGTTTACCTTAACCCAGCCGACAAACGGCTTTATGTTCGGCTTCCAGACGACAGCTGTGGACTGCTACGGAGATGCGTCGGGAGCGATTGACCTGACTATGGATCTAAACGGAGCTACGCCGCCTTTCACATTCCTTTGGAGCAATGGTGCTACCACCGAAGACTTGACCAATATACCGGCCGGACTTTACACCGTTGTGATTACAGATGACGTTGGCTGTACAGTAACCTTACCTGCGCCCGTTATAACTCAACCGGCCAATCCACTTGCCATTGTGAATCCGATCGTTGTGACGGACGTTACGAACTACGGTGCGGGCGACGGATCGGTGTCGTACCAGGTATCGGGTGGGACTCAACCTTACACCTACCAGTGGCAAGGCCCATCGGGCCCGATCACCGGTAATAACAGCATTACCGGCTTGGATGGAGGAAACTATTACACCACGGTTACCGACGCGAACGGGTGTACGGGTACTGCTTTTTTCACCGTTAACGAACCCGGACTTCTGACCCTTTCAGGTACGGTGACCGATGAGACTTGTTTGGGTACCGCGGACGGATCGATCGACCTCACCGTTAGCGCCAACGGAACACCTGCCTATGTTTGGTCAAATGGAACCACAACAGAGGACTTGAGTGGTTTGGCCGTCGGAATGTACAGTGTAACAGTGGTGGATGCTCCACAAATCGATACCGCCGTTTTCTATGTAAGCGCGGCTACCATTCTCGATTTTAACCTCAGTTTACCGGCCGACACCTTCTGTACGCAGGATACCTTGTTCTTAAGCGGAACAACAACGAATACAGGAGCCACTGAAACGTATAAGATCGACGGGCAGGTAGTTACGGGTACATTCGAGTTATTGTCGGGTTATACACTTGGGCCGCACACTTTGACCTATGTCGTGAGCGCGGGTGGATGTACGGACAGTGTATCGGTCGGATTTGAGTTGGTTGAACCGTACCTGTGGGTGCCGCAAAGCAGTGTTCAGGTGTGCACCACGGGCTCTACAGTGAATTTGACCTCGTTGCTGAATGCTGCGACCATCGTTACCTTGCCCGACACCGGGCGATGGGCGGATCCGACGGGCGCATCGGTTTCGAGTACGATGGATCCGACGGTTGGACCATTCGGCGTGTATGACTACAGCATTTCAAATTACTGCGGTGAGGTCGTGTATCAAATGGACGTGAGTGCCATTCAGAATCCGATCGTGTTCAGCACCCCCGACAGTATTTGTCAGAGTGGTGGCACCCTCGACCTAAACACCTTGGTCACACCTACCGGCGGAACCTGGGCCGGTGGAACTACGACGGGAATCTTTGATCCGTCCGTGGCCAGTCCAAGCCCATTCTGGTTCTTCTACACGACTACGCTGAGTGGCTGTACCTTCACCGACAGCATCCAAATACAAGTGGTAGCGAATCCGGTAGTGACGATCGATTCAACGGCAATTCCAGCCCTTTGTACCGCGCAAGGGTCTGACACGTTGAGCTTTGGCCAGCCCGTTGGTGGAATTTACACATCGAGTACCGCGGTGATCGGTCAAGCCGGAACCAGCTTCGTTCTCGACCCCGCAGCCTCTGGAGCCGGAGTACACGATATTGCGTACACCTATACAGACCCATCTACGGGCTGTGTCGACAGCATCGTGCTGACCCTCACTATTGACGCTACGGTCGCTACGGCCATTGGGCCATTTGCAGACACCTTGTGCGTTGGTGATGCTCCGGTGCCTTTGCCAGTTTCACTTCCTGCCGGAGGTATTTTGACCGGACCCGGTATTTCGGGCGGTAATTTTAGTCCGGCCGCAGCCGGCGTAGGGACACATCAACTCTTGTATAGTTTCCCCAGCGACCCTTGTTATATTGCCGATTCCATCGAAGTAGTGGTCACCGATGTGCCGGCGATCACCATGCCCGTGCTGGCTGATATTTGTTCGAGTGATCCGGCACTTACGCTTACAGGGGCAACGCCTGCCGGAGGAACCTGGATCGGAAACATAGTGGTGAACGGACTCTTTTTACCGGGCATCGCCGGGCCGGGAGTACACGATATCGTGTACTACTACAACAGCGGTGGAGCTTGTGAGAACTACGACACCACTCAGATCACGGTTTTGGCCGGTTCGCCACTTAGTATCGGAACAGTACCGGGGTTCTGTTCGAATGGAAGTGCACAGCCGCTTTCGTGTGTGTCTCCGAATGGTGGAACATATTCGGGTCCGGGAGTTCAGAGCAACGTTTTTTCTCCACAGATCGCCGGAGTGGGAAGTCATTCGATCACCTATACGTATACCAACCTATTCGGGTGTGTCACAGACACGATCTTCAATATTCAGGTGAATGATGTTCCGGCCGTAACGGTGGGCTTCGTTCCCGACTTTTGTCAAGAGAATCCGCCCGCAGTACTCGATTGGGGTGTACCGGGAGGCGGTTATTATTCGGGCCCCGGGGTAGTGAACGACAGTGTTTTTGACCCCGGCATGACAGGTCCCGGAAGCTTCATTTGCACTTATACGTATGTAGATCCGATCGGTTGTACAGCGTCCTTGTCGGTCTACATAGACGTACACCCGACTCCGCCAACACCGGGAATCAACAAAACGCTGAATTTCTTGGTGTGCGATTGGGGTTTCTACCATTACCAATGGTTCTTCGATGGCGATTCGATACCCAACTCGAACATCATTAAATGGACCGCCACGGATACTGGTTATTATCAGGTAATGTTGATCAACGAATGGGGTTGTACCAACATTTCGGATTCGCTACTTGTGAGCGTTATTTACGCGACCGACCTCAGTGAAGAGGCCTGGCAGAACTTGGTGATGTGTCCGAACCCGACGCGCGACTTGGTATACGTAGAGTTGCCAATCCGGCCGCAGGCCGTAAAATACCAATGGGTAAATGCGATGGGGCAAGTTGTGGATGAAGGTGAGCTGCCCGCGGGCGATCCGATGCGTTGGCGATACGACATGACTCATTTGGCAGATGGTTACTACACGTTTGTGCTGCGCGACAGTGAGCGAGTGCTGCATTTCAGGATGTTACTACAGCGTTAAGTCTTTGGGTTTTTGCACCTTTGGAGCACTGCAGATGGTGCCATGCGGAAGATACGTTTACTCTTATTATCTCTTTTTCTGATTTTCTCGGGACTCAGTGCCTTAGCTCAGTGCGGCAATCTGAGTTTCAATTGGGGGGATCTGGACGGAAGTTCAGACACCATTTTTTTAACCACGGGAGACACCGCCCATTTATTTGCTACCGCCCCAGCTTCGCTGACCGATACCTCTTTTTTCAAATGGTATGTAGGAAATGGAACAACAACGATCGGTGATACGGTAGATCTTGTTTTAAATGATAAAGGATTCTTTGAAGGAGGAGTTCAGGTCGAATCCAACAGCTGTAAAAGTTCGCTTCAACCTATTTATTTTTTGGTCAGCGAGTCATTAAACTGGAGTGGTTTGAGTTGGAGCGATTCTATTTGTTTCCATGGAACGGCTTATTTTCAGTTTGACTCGTTTGAGCCAGATACGCTCGTAAAGAAGTGTGACTCGCTTAGACTAGAGCCCGTTCTACTGGAAGACGAAACTACTGATACTCCGGATACCACATATCGAGACACTCTGATCGTCGATTGCTACTCGTCAAACGACGGCATTCTTCAGCCATCGGATTTGGTTTCAATTTGTCTGAACATAGAGCATAGTTGGGTGGGAGATATCAGTATGATTCTATATGCTCCATCCGGCGATTCTGTAGTTGTGTATCCGCAATCCGCATTTTCGTCAGCTAACCTTGGTGAACCCGTAAACTATACCTTCTCAAACGATGCAGCCGGAGTTGGATACACTTATTGTTTTACAGAGAACCAACCAGACTTTGGAACACTAGGGAATCAATCCTCGGTTTACTATACATATACCGACAACCAAGGATTCTACCGAACTGGATTCCATATGCCTGTAGGATCTTACTTACCCGAGGAGTTCTTTTCACAGTTAGTTGGTTCTCCAATAAATGGTGAATGGGTTTTGCAGATTACGGACCACGTAGGAAGCGATAATGGTTGGTTATTCGATCCGACTTCGGCCGGGAATCACACGTTTACGATAACCGTGGAAGACACCGTACTTCGTCGTTCTATCGATACAACACTTACGGTTTTCGTAGATACCTTTCCAACCCCCCCAAGCAAATGAAGCTGACATATGTATTGATGACACCTTCCCATGGCTCGTAAATTCCGGAATTGGAGAAGAGTCCATTTGGTACTATCCCGACACCACAACCGTATGGGCAACGGGCGATAGTGTTGCTCCGCCGCTATTAACCGCCGTCGATACCCACTTCGTATTCTTAAAGGGCACTTCCCTGCAATGTGGGTCAACGTGGGACACTGCGGTATACATCCGCCACGCCGACCTCTCGCTATTTGCACCCAACGTGACCATTATGGCGGGTCAATCGGCCACCTTGGGCGCTACTGCCTCAGGCGGTTTCGGAAACTATGCTTACAGCTGGCTTCCGTCGATCCCACTGACCGGTGAAAATACTCAACACCCAACCACCCGGATCTTGTACGACGACCTAAATGCCTTCGTTACAGCCACTGATCAACTCACCGGATGCTCCATAAGCCGGATCGTTCAGATCTTCGTCAATAGCCCGCTCAATGTTTTGGCGGGTAACAACGATACATTGTGCACCGGATCCGACTTCACCCTCCAGGCCACGATCGACAACAATGGCCTGCCCTACGATTCACTCCGGTGGACCACCCCCGACACGACATTCAACACCAACCCGGTAACCTTTACACCCACCTCATCCGGCTGGTACACCTTTTTGGCGTGGGACGACCAATTCACCGATTCAGACTCGCTCTACCTGCAAGTCACAACCCCGATTACGGCCGGATCAGATTATGTTGACACCCTTTGCACCCTAACGACCCCTCCTCTTTCCAGCGTCCTTGATCCGTCGACCGCCTCGGGAGGCTCGTGGTTCGATTATCTAGGAAACCCCATCGACGGTAATTCCGCGGCCGGAATAGGAACGCACCTCTACGTGGTATCCCAAGCCCCCTGTCCCGCAGATACTGCCGAGTACACTTTTGTATATTCCGGAATATCCAACCTGCCTGCCTCCGATTCGGCCTCGTGGTGCCAAAACAGCGGCATTCAAAGCATTCAGGGACTATCCGTCGGCACCGACACCGCCTCCATCGGATGGCACAGCTACACTCAAGTTCTTTCAAACGGCCCTTGCTCCGACACCGTGACGCGTTACTACGAAATAAAGCTCCAACCCCAAGCACAGTGGCTCGTATATCCGACCGATCCCTGCCTCGACGCTTCACCCACACTGCTCGATGCGTCCCCGACCGGAGGCCTATTCTCCGGCCCCGGAATCGCCTAGAACACCTTCGATCCTGGATTGGCGGGTCCCGGAATGCACGAGCTCCTGTACACCGTGGATATCAACGGCTGCATTGATATCGATACCGTTTCTGTGGAAGTGCACGACCTGCCCCCGACACCAACCATTCAACAAAATGGCCACGACCTTATGGCGCAGCCAACGGGGTACGTTTATCAATGGCAGTTAAACGGCTCTCCGATGGCCGGTTACACGAGCCAAACCATCACTGCTCCGCAAGACGGCGAGTACACCGTCACGATCACCTCGCCCTTCAGCTGTTCGGCTATATCTGCACCTTACCAGTTCACGACCGTAGGCATGTCAGAGTCTTTCTCTCAAACTTGATCTCTCTACCCCAATCCTACTGCTCACACCTTACGGGTGGATGGCCAACTGGATGTCCGTTCATGGGCGGTGCTCGATATTAGTGGCCGCACGGTCATCAGTGGCGAGGACTACCTTCCGGAAGTCATCGACGTGGCTCGGTGGTCGAACGGCAAGTACTTTCTGCGCATCACAACGGACCAAAACACGGAGGTTCTACCTTTCGTAGTTCAGCATTAAGTCCAATTTCGACTAATTTATTCCTGTAGCACCAAGGGCCATTTTAAGGCCCCGACCTACCCTTCCTTTGGAACATGAAACTTTGGTTGGGTTATGCGCTGTGTATGGTAGGTGTATGTTACGGTCAGGCCGACCCCTACGGTCTACCTCCTATCGAGAGCGGCTTGGCCGCTTCGAGTTTAACGCACTCCTCCGAGGGATCGTCCGGCTTACCGGCGCCCTCCAAGCCGGAAACCGGTAGTCAGGCGATCCTTTATCACGGCGTTCGACCATCGAGTCCCGCAGTCCGGCGTTCGGGCTTGCGTTATTGCGGAAGTTGGAGCAGATACACCTACTCTGTCGATGTGGGCCGCATTGGCTGGGATCAAATCCAAAGCCATCGATTCCGAATAGGCCTATCGGTACCGCTGGTCAAACATCGGATTGGAGCCCGCTGGATCGTTGAGCAGTGGTTTCGCACCGAAACGGGAACACCTTGGCGCACCTATCCGGAGATCGCCATTTGGAGCCGGTTTAAATCGGATTGGAATTACGCCGTCAAAGTGGTTAACCCAACTGGAGTTAAATGGTCCGAAACCGATCAAAAGACCGAACCCTGGGTACAGGCCGAGCTTCGCCGAACCGTCATCGACAAGGTCGAATTACATCTCGGTTGGCGAACCTTCGAATCCGAATCGCAATGGTCCATCGGTTCATCGTGGCAGCTGAACGATGAGTTGCTTTTGGTTAGCGGAATATCCTCAGGGCCACTATGGTTTTCATTCGGAAGCCTCTGGAAACACAAAGCACTCGGCATTCACCTCGCGACGCAATTAAACGATCATCTGGGATGGGAAATCGCGGCTGGACTCTCGTGGCGGTCGGATTGAGCCTTTTGGCCACGGCTCAGACACCGATCGAATCTACCGAGACCTTCGGAGATATCGAGGGGCGGTCGACCAATACCATCGATATGGAACAATGGGCCGCTTGGAAACAAGACCCCCTGTTGATCAACGAAGCCACATTGGAGGACCTCACCTTATTGCCGGGAGTCAATGAAGTGATGGCCCATCAACTTCTCGAATACCGATTGCGCGTCGGAA
This Flavobacteriales bacterium DNA region includes the following protein-coding sequences:
- a CDS encoding T9SS type A sorting domain-containing protein, giving the protein MDGQLDVRSWAVLDISGRTVISGEDYLPEVIDVARWSNGKYFLRITTDQNTEVLPFVVQH
- a CDS encoding SprB repeat-containing protein, which produces MQFIEFLVTEHNSCSLDLRGYIFDDNNGDFGSGSGYGITTGAARFDPNNTFWSEVPIGTSITIYNDTDPPPGLPADDLSLTDGNCSLIIPISSALFEGHSSQPVSTGPNTYATGGWASGASWGDIQMGNDDDSFQIRANGSSSPIHAISWGNNASSPNAIITVSGGVGGQTVYFTNSLGNGDYFDQNNYSVGSAAADQTPGMPNSVNHAALLSTISGTCSSPLTLSIPTYNLPTCTTTGDVALSVSGGRAPYVNATTMPGGAPVNNGINNVFIGLTPGVYEFTVTDVNGCTVETTIDLFVDPPIIYTATAFALGTCSNTCDASYTFIVSGSTPSMTVTWDGPTPGSLITPGGNITLSNLCPGPYSITVTDGNGCDEDLPFTATVGTNATFLNNTTPGSATTQTSADGSVALGVSGATMGQTYQYSYQSPPNTGTITTTSSNPIIGLTAGNYSVTVTTVPMGCTDEGTFTIGYSQVNVSTQVVLGGTTLSAPYWVCPETNPLIEIYLNGVELDGSWTVSLVATSSNGAVSNVNQGYPAGVNVNDYPYTTITGTATDGSITINIPPVVINTYQNPISNWTPFATPLCQNAATISVSSPVVDGPNSYNGTFELIQSVGSVTLQGPGVSSVNIAPSTLTTTGGHFLIFTFQDNGCTLKDTFNFNVVNTADYSVADPSPFCDNDNTPYSLFNAITWNSLFPENQNLHVFTSASAGVSGSNFIPSTAGGGTHTITVSYTFNGCTVTDQFDITVDWSPDLSTLFTPFPPTVCSGSTLSLPTTPAGGTWSGSPGITGPTGAQIIDASGLSLGPHTLTYAENLNSCPAQVTITVENPPNFSYVETSIFCQSQGTYTLTSPTVTGGSGSGSESWQITGNPTPYPTIAGNTIDVSNISTWGPYTITYTYLDDNGCSYSENESFTVQADNRPSAIVNPLSVCSSDALDLTQSGYFSPLNGDIYLNGALVPSGIIQGSALTGSNDEIDYVITTNGCESSVTVPIDLSTPFGTSGPYSVSTTCNGVADATVAVYFDSNNPPSGFPSYYWSTGSFASSLTNVGPGTYTVTLSDNSGCQVIQSYTVTEPQAISGNSSITHVSSNGGSDGAIDLTVSGGSGGYTYLWSNGLPPTQNQSGLSAGTYSVTIVDGNGCSQFLSNLVVSQPGPLTASGAHTDVNCNGDNSGAINISVGGGFTPPDVPMYQFQWSHGETTEDVANLAAGQYSVTVTAVPTSTESQTLNFTITEPTVLSLSGTPSDVLCFGQSTGAITTTVSGGASPYTYEWSNNFAVANIGGLSAGSYSLTVTDDNGCKAIEVFTLTQPTNGFMFGFQTTAVDCYGDASGAIDLTMDLNGATPPFTFLWSNGATTEDLTNIPAGLYTVVITDDVGCTVTLPAPVITQPANPLAIVNPIVVTDVTNYGAGDGSVSYQVSGGTQPYTYQWQGPSGPITGNNSITGLDGGNYYTTVTDANGCTGTAFFTVNEPGLLTLSGTVTDETCLGTADGSIDLTVSANGTPAYVWSNGTTTEDLSGLAVGMYSVTVVDAPQIDTAVFYVSAATILDFNLSLPADTFCTQDTLFLSGTTTNTGATETYKIDGQVVTGTFELLSGYTLGPHTLTYVVSAGGCTDSVSVGFELVEPYLWVPQSSVQVCTTGSTVNLTSLLNAATIVTLPDTGRWADPTGASVSSTMDPTVGPFGVYDYSISNYCGEVVYQMDVSAIQNPIVFSTPDSICQSGGTLDLNTLVTPTGGTWAGGTTTGIFDPSVASPSPFWFFYTTTLSGCTFTDSIQIQVVANPVVTIDSTAIPALCTAQGSDTLSFGQPVGGIYTSSTAVIGQAGTSFVLDPAASGAGVHDIAYTYTDPSTGCVDSIVLTLTIDATVATAIGPFADTLCVGDAPVPLPVSLPAGGILTGPGISGGNFSPAAAGVGTHQLLYSFPSDPCYIADSIEVVVTDVPAITMPVLADICSSDPALTLTGATPAGGTWIGNIVVNGLFLPGIAGPGVHDIVYYYNSGGACENYDTTQITVLAGSPLSIGTVPGFCSNGSAQPLSCVSPNGGTYSGPGVQSNVFSPQIAGVGSHSITYTYTNLFGCVTDTIFNIQVNDVPAVTVGFVPDFCQENPPAVLDWGVPGGGYYSGPGVVNDSVFDPGMTGPGSFICTYTYVDPIGCTASLSVYIDVHPTPPTPGINKTLNFLVCDWGFYHYQWFFDGDSIPNSNIIKWTATDTGYYQVMLINEWGCTNISDSLLVSVIYATDLSEEAWQNLVMCPNPTRDLVYVELPIRPQAVKYQWVNAMGQVVDEGELPAGDPMRWRYDMTHLADGYYTFVLRDSERVLHFRMLLQR